The proteins below are encoded in one region of Micromonospora yangpuensis:
- a CDS encoding pilus assembly protein TadG-related protein: MNRRRWSVGAAEPTGDAGRVSLFLAVAMAGVLVVIGLAFDGSGQLRSMQRAENLAAEAARTGGQSIDRARAIAGGSKEIDEDDARAAVRSYLAAAGVASHSVSFPVIEGEKHIRVRVDVAYDRLLLGLFGFGDSVTVSGEATARTLTEGP; this comes from the coding sequence GTGAACCGCCGCCGGTGGTCGGTCGGTGCGGCGGAGCCGACGGGCGACGCCGGACGGGTAAGCCTCTTCCTGGCCGTCGCCATGGCCGGCGTCCTCGTCGTCATCGGGTTGGCCTTCGACGGCTCCGGCCAGCTCCGGTCGATGCAGCGGGCGGAGAACCTGGCCGCCGAGGCGGCCCGGACCGGCGGCCAGTCCATCGACCGGGCCCGCGCCATCGCCGGTGGCAGCAAGGAGATCGACGAGGACGACGCCCGCGCGGCCGTCCGCAGCTACCTGGCCGCCGCCGGGGTGGCCAGCCACTCGGTCAGCTTTCCGGTGATCGAGGGCGAAAAGCACATCCGGGTACGGGTCGACGTCGCCTACGACCGGCTACTGCTCGGCCTCTTCGGCTTCGGCGACAGCGTCACCGTCTCCGGTGAGGCCACCGCACGCACCCTCACCGAGGGTCCGTAG
- a CDS encoding TadE/TadG family type IV pilus assembly protein produces the protein MSGRSDRGSVSVEVTILAPAFLSLIVLAGVAGRTAIAAEAIDSAAHHAARAASISRDADSAEAAARRAAREQLDWSGLSCTGAPAVTFTGSVEGRPATFDDAFDSAVGESSAVTVRVTCTVSFTDLNLPAIPGMPTRRTVTAAFTSPLDRYRSRP, from the coding sequence GTGAGCGGCCGGTCCGACCGGGGGTCGGTCTCCGTCGAGGTGACGATCCTGGCCCCGGCCTTCCTGTCGTTGATCGTGCTGGCCGGCGTCGCCGGTCGGACCGCGATCGCGGCCGAGGCGATCGACTCGGCCGCCCACCACGCCGCCCGCGCCGCGTCGATCTCCCGGGACGCCGACAGCGCCGAGGCGGCGGCCCGCAGAGCGGCCCGTGAGCAGCTGGACTGGTCCGGGTTGAGCTGCACGGGCGCGCCGGCGGTGACCTTCACCGGATCGGTGGAGGGTCGGCCGGCCACCTTCGACGACGCCTTCGACAGCGCGGTGGGCGAGTCCAGCGCGGTGACCGTACGGGTCACCTGCACGGTCTCCTTCACCGACCTCAACCTGCCGGCGATACCCGGCATGCCGACCAGGCGCACGGTCACGGCCGCCTTCACCTCGCCCCTCGACCGCTACCGGAGCCGACCGTGA